A stretch of Triticum aestivum cultivar Chinese Spring chromosome 1D, IWGSC CS RefSeq v2.1, whole genome shotgun sequence DNA encodes these proteins:
- the LOC123181664 gene encoding peptide methionine sulfoxide reductase A4, chloroplastic has protein sequence MPPLLTSPASLSSSPLRLASHLGGAALRPTSHHHRRFLAPAPQTAARGPTTSGGFAAMSWLGKLGLGGGGSPRASEASAALAQGPDEDKPAPGSEFAQFGAGCFWGVELVFQRVPGVTRTEVGYSQGAFHDPTYEDVCTGATGHNEVVRVQYDPAACKYDDLLDTFWARHDPTTPNRQGGDVGTQYRSGIYYYTSEQEKAALESMEKQQKAQNRKIVTEILPAKRFYRAEEYHQQYLAKGGRFGFKQSTEKGCNDPIRCYG, from the exons ATGCCTCCCCTCCTCACCTcccccgcctccctctcctcctcccccctccgccTCGCCTCCCACCTCGGCGGCGCCGCCCTCCGTCCTACCTCCCACCACCACCGTCGGTTCCTCGCCCCCGCTCCCCAAACCGCGGCGCGGGGCCCCACCACCAGCGGCGGGTTCGCGGCGATGAGCTGGCTCGGGAAGCTGGGGCTGGGGGGCGGGGGAAGCCCGCGCGCGTCGGAGGCGTCGGCGGCGCTGGCGCAGGGGCCCGACGAGGACAAGCCGGCGCCCGGGAGCGAGTTCGCCCAGTTCGGGGCCGGCTGCTTCTGGGGCGTGGAGCTGGTGTTCCAGCGCGTGCCCGGGGTCACCCGCACCGAGGTCGGCTACAGCCAGGGCGCCTTCCACGACCCCACCTACGAGGACGTCTGCACCGGCGCCACCGGCCACAACGAGGTCGTCCGCGTCCAGTACGACCCCGCCGCCTGCAAGTACGATGACCTCCTCGACACCTTCTGGGCGCGCCACGACCCGACCACGCCCAATCGCCAG GGGGGCGACGTCGGAACCCAGTACAGGTCAGGGATCTACTACTACACATCGGAGCAGGAGAAGGCGGCGCTCGAGTCTATGGAGAAGCAGCAGAAGGCTCAGAACCGGAAGATAGTCACTGAGATCCTCCCGGCGAAGAGGTTCTACAGGGCGGAGGAGTACCACCAGCAGTACCTTGCGAAGGGCGGTCGCTTTGGCTTCAAACAGTCCACGGAGAAGGGCTGCAACGACCCCATCCGCTGCTATGGATGA